A single window of Ovis canadensis isolate MfBH-ARS-UI-01 breed Bighorn chromosome 15, ARS-UI_OviCan_v2, whole genome shotgun sequence DNA harbors:
- the DCUN1D5 gene encoding DCN1-like protein 5 isoform X4: MCDCTEKLQNKFDFLRSQLNDISAFKNIYRYAFDFARDKDQRSLDIDTAKSMLALLLGRTWPLFSVFYQYLEQSKYRVMNKDQWYNVLEFSRTVHADLSNYDEDGAWPVLLDEFVEWHKIRQAS; this comes from the exons gtgtGACTGCACAGAAAAGTTACAGAACAAATTTGACTTTTTGCGCTCACAGTTGAATGATATTTCTGCGTTTAAGAATATTTACAGATATGCCTTTGATTTTGCAAGG gATAAAGATCAGAGGAGCCTTGATATTGATACTGCTAAGTCTATGTTAGCTCTTCTCCTTGGGAGGACATGGCCACTGTTTTCAGTATTTTACCAGTACCTAGAG CAATCAAAGTATCGCGTTATGAACAAAGATCAGTGGTACAATGTGTTAGAATTCAGCAGAACAGTCCATGCCGATCTTAGTAACTATGATGAAGATGGTGCTT ggCCTGTTCTTCTTGATGAATTTGTTGAGTGGCATAAAATTCGTCAAGCATCATAG